CTGTACGTCCTTTTATACTCTTGTTGATGTTATGAGTAAGTTCAGCATGTTTGCCACATGTAAGCATTCTTTCCTTTGTTCGTAGAGTCCATTCATTAGAACGAAATTTGTATACACGACGACGTGCCTTCCCTTGCTGAGGATTACGTATTTTTTCCGCTCGAATTTCACACGTGTGACATCCATTTTTACTGTTGtgattttgcatatttaaaaccATTGCTCTAGCTGGAGCATCAGCGACTACAAGAGGAGCTTTTATCTGAGTTGTATAAGATCTGTTAGTTCTAGGATGAATCCATGTGAGACCTCCTTGCTTAAAGcaagattgcaattttaagCATAACGGTCTCAGATATGTATTCATTTCCGGTTTGATATCAGCGTACCATATTCCTACACAcataataaaagaatgtctCAGATGCGGTGGAATTTCTGCTATCGTAAAACATATCGGCCATAAAGAAGCTGTCGagctttttttaatacaagcTCCATCTACACTCAGCATAAGTGTAATATCGTATCGTTTTCTGTTATTATTCACTCTTTTATATTCAGACCCATCAGTGATATcggttattatatttatatttgtatttttatgttgaaatGTTTTGTCTAAAATATCAGCCAAATGCTTATATTCAAACAAGTAttgaatgtaatttaaaatatcaatctcAAAAAATGGAATACAGCCTTTATCCGAATTGCACGCATTACATAATACCTCTTTACTTGTACCATAATAAAATTGGCATACTTTACAAcaataatgtgtgataactTTTAAAGGAGGAGCCCGTTGTttgacatatttaaataatttgaatacaGTTTTCGGCATTCGATTCGGTTTTGGCAATGCAGACTTTATAAAATCTAAGTCAGCTTTTAAACAAATCTTTGTTTTGTTATTCGCAATATATGaattgacaaaatttaacACGGCAGTATCTACAGTCATATGACTACTGGAACAGAGTGTTTCAGACGAGACAGTATTGACGGTATTAAGTAACTCACTCTCGTTGTCACTTGTGCTGTCATTATcactttcaatattataacttGAATAGTGTACAATTTGTTCAAGTAACTCAGCATTACGTActatttcttcattattacTTTCACAGCGAACAATCTGTGTTGAAACAATCGAGGGTTCCACACAGTCGGTAGAAGTCTGATATCTGGCGTCATCAGTAGAAGAACTATAATTGTGTGTTTCACATTTAGAATCGGAAGATGTGTGatcattatttgattttaattcatcAAAAGCGATAGTAGAGATGTCAGAAAGTTGAATGTCATCAAAAGAAAAAGCATCTCTTTCTGCCCAGCGTGCAAGAGTTCTATAGCTCTGCAAAAAAGaatagtatatttaataattttagacaatattatcaaGCAGAAACAGTActgttatttataacaaactgTTATTTATACTCATAACTGTTGTTTGTACATTGGATGCATTTAATATccttaaaatatacaaaatatagtaGTAAAACTTACCCTTCTTTGTTTTACATTTGCTGGTAATTTCGCTTGTTCTATGTATGCAGAACGTTTCATATTCTAAACGGAAATGGGATTTATATTAgtcaataacaataaatttgtataacgCAAAGTATTAAGGTATATTTTTATGCTGACGCTCAGCGCCCAATTTCAGCGTCAAAAGACATCATGTGATTAAAAACTACTGCAATgattcgttatttttaatcacgTAATGTCTATTAACGCCGAAATTGAGCATCAAGTGTCAACGTGAAAAAGTACCTTTAAAGTTTtagattgtataatttttacatcgtaTGTACACATAACCTACAATAgtcattttgaataataaaatattatatattataataaaatatgaacaaGACAATTGCTCTTACTAGTTCTTggttatatgtaattattcggttttatgtaattatgttaCAGATATTATAcgaatgtataaataaaaatcaaacaaCACTTGACACTGGTCAGCATGTAACGTATAAAGGCc
This genomic window from Linepithema humile isolate Giens D197 chromosome 5, Lhum_UNIL_v1.0, whole genome shotgun sequence contains:
- the LOC137000156 gene encoding uncharacterized protein isoform X1: MCTYDVKIIQSKTLKNMKRSAYIEQAKLPANVKQRRSYRTLARWAERDAFSFDDIQLSDISTIAFDELKSNNDHTSSDSKCETHNYSSSTDDARYQTSTDCVEPSIVSTQIVRCESNNEEIVRNAELLEQIVHYSSYNIESDNDSTSDNESELLNTVNTVSSETLCSSSHMTVDTAVLNFVNSYIANNKTKICLKADLDFIKSALPKPNRMPKTVFKLFKYVKQRAPPLKVITHYCCKVCQFYYGTSKEVLCNACNSDKGCIPFFEIDILNYIQYLFEYKHLADILDKTFQHKNTNINIITDITDGSEYKRVNNNRKRYDITLMLSVDGACIKKSSTASLWPICFTIAEIPPHLRHSFIMCVGIWYADIKPEMNTYLRPLCLKLQSCFKQGGLTWIHPRTNRSYTTQIKAPLVVADAPARAMVLNMQNHNSKNGCHTCEIRAEKIRNPQQGKARRRVYKFRSNEWTLRTKERMLTCGKHAELTHNINKSIKGRTVVHILPGIDESTIVFAEFMHLLCLGIIKQILILWTEKLGEWNIKEHIDSIDDFLSEIKPSNTISRLPRELKKHKFWKAYENLYWALFYSLLAVKNYLPDKYFQHWMLLVISLNLLLQEQIHISELEKTKMLLTRFVSEFEALYGEAELTYNLHQLLHVTLNAQRWGPVWSNSAFIFESFIGTLAKMIHGPKHIGKELINKL
- the LOC137000156 gene encoding uncharacterized protein isoform X2 gives rise to the protein MKRSAYIEQAKLPANVKQRRSYRTLARWAERDAFSFDDIQLSDISTIAFDELKSNNDHTSSDSKCETHNYSSSTDDARYQTSTDCVEPSIVSTQIVRCESNNEEIVRNAELLEQIVHYSSYNIESDNDSTSDNESELLNTVNTVSSETLCSSSHMTVDTAVLNFVNSYIANNKTKICLKADLDFIKSALPKPNRMPKTVFKLFKYVKQRAPPLKVITHYCCKVCQFYYGTSKEVLCNACNSDKGCIPFFEIDILNYIQYLFEYKHLADILDKTFQHKNTNINIITDITDGSEYKRVNNNRKRYDITLMLSVDGACIKKSSTASLWPICFTIAEIPPHLRHSFIMCVGIWYADIKPEMNTYLRPLCLKLQSCFKQGGLTWIHPRTNRSYTTQIKAPLVVADAPARAMVLNMQNHNSKNGCHTCEIRAEKIRNPQQGKARRRVYKFRSNEWTLRTKERMLTCGKHAELTHNINKSIKGRTVVHILPGIDESTIVFAEFMHLLCLGIIKQILILWTEKLGEWNIKEHIDSIDDFLSEIKPSNTISRLPRELKKHKFWKAYENLYWALFYSLLAVKNYLPDKYFQHWMLLVISLNLLLQEQIHISELEKTKMLLTRFVSEFEALYGEAELTYNLHQLLHVTLNAQRWGPVWSNSAFIFESFIGTLAKMIHGPKHIGKELINKL